The Stigmatella ashevillena genomic sequence AACACGGATGGAGGAAGCCACTAACCATCCATGACTACGGAGTTAAAAAGGGGAGGTGGCGGGAATCGAACCCGCCGCTCGGATCTTCTGGCGAGAGCGCTCCCACTCCAGTGCCGGACGGCGTTTTCGTTCCGGGCGAAGACGGCGTGCGCTTCGAGGCGTTGCCGCCGCCCACGCAAGGAGAGGTGGAGCGGTTGCTGAGGGTGGTGCGCCACCGGGTGCAGCGGCTCTTGCGTCTTCGCTCCGGGCGCGCAACTGCGGCCATTTCCGGTCCTCCAAGCAGGAGTGGAGGAGGCGAGTGGACGGTGGGAACATGCTCCCCCTCCCCGTCCAACCTGGATCGCCGTCCCCTCGGGTAGCATCACATACACTGGATGCATTGATGACGCACACCTGCCGCTGCGCCCGCGAACCGCATGGGCCCGCAGCCTACCCCAAGGACCCTGTCCCATGACCTCCACCCCTGGAGCGCCGTCCTCGCTTGCCCTGTTCCTCCTGGCTCCCGCCCTGCTCCTGGCGTGCGGCAGCGGCTCCCAAGGCGGCACCCCGTGCGGGAACACGCTCGCCCCTCCCACCACGGCCTATGCCTTCACCGACAACGTGGCACCTTCCGCCCACCCGCCGCGAGGGCTCCAGCCCAGCCAGGTGCCACAGTTCGTGAGCATCAGCTGGGACGACAACAGCCGCGAGGATGGCATGGCGTGGGCGCTCGAGCTGGCCGCGGCGCGGAAGAACCCGGATGGGACTCCCGTGAACATGACGTTCTTCATGACCACGAAGTTCATCGCGCGGGACGCCATCACCGATCCGAAGGCGCTCAAGAAGATCTGGCGCGAGGCCCTGGCCGCGGGCCACGAGGTGGCGCTCCACAGCGTGACCCACGAGACGAGCAAGAGCGCGGACGCGAACCGTTGGACCGAAGAGCTCACCGGCACCCTTGACGCGCTCACGAAGGACTACGACGCGAACGAGGAGCCTTGGGACACGTCGCTGAAGAGCGGTCCGGGGCTCCCGAGAGAGCCGCTGGTCGGCTAGCGCACGCCGGTGCTCGCGACGAACGATCTGCTCATGCCCGTCCTGAAGGCCCACGGGGTCTGGTACGACTCCAGCCTGGAGGAAGGCTTCCAGGACGACCAGGATGGGACCGACTTCCTCTGGCCCTACACGCTGGACAGCGGCTCTCCGGGGGACGCGTTCCTGGCGGCGCAGGGCGTCCAAGACACGAAGGCCCCCATCACCCGGCATGCGGGCCTCTGGGAGCTGCCGGTCTACACCTTCATCACCCCGCCAGAGATCCGGGCGGCGCTCAAATACCGCGTGAGCTGGTTCGACGACAAGAGCGGAAAGATCACGGGCTTCGACTTCAACCTGCTCACCCACTCCATGTTCCAGATGAACAAGGCAGAGTTCCTGGCGACGCTCAAATACACGCTGGATCAGCGGCTCCGGGGCAACCGCGCGCCCTTCCTCATCACCTTGCACTCTGACTACTACTCGCCCGAGTTTACGTATGCGCCCAACATCACCAGCGCTGAGCGCCGGGCCGCGATCGAGGAGTTCCTCGACTACGCACTCAGCAAGCCAGAAGTCCGGGTCCGCTCCTACAAGGAGATCTTCGACTGGATGCGCAGCCCCGCTGCGATGGAGTGCCACTAGCGAGCGCGAATGTCCTGCGCCTTTCTATGCGCCCTTCCTATGCGTTTACGCGCCACGCCGGATTGGGTCCGCCAAGAACCGATTGGGTCCCAAAATGTAAGCCCCGCCCCCTTTCTCAGAGGGAGGACGCTTGAGAGCGGCGGGTTGCTCTGCTTGGGAGCGGCGGGTTTCGAACCCGCGTCGGGCGGTGCGAAACTCCCAGCGGTATCGCGCCCTTACCTCGTAACCGCCCGGAACGACTTGGATTCGATATCCCGCCGCGTCCCACGTAGTCCCGCCCCGTTCCAGTTCGTTCCGCACTCTCACGCAACATAGACGCAACATGGCGGAGCCCTCCATCATTGCGCAGTAGAAGGGACGGAAGACCCTCCGCCCCCACAAGCCCCGCTCGATTAGGACTTCACTCACCTTGGTTTTCAGCCGATACCGGCAACTTGGCGTAAGGTGTTCGAATCGGTCGACTCCGCAGTGAGTTGCCGCGTATGCGGGTGATAGCTCCAAGCGGTGTCAGCCCCAATGAGGGCTCCCCAGATGGGGTAGTTCGGCAAGCCCAGGCCAGAGAATTCCGCACCGTATAAGCTACTCAAAAGCGCGAAATCTGCTTGGCTCGGCAACTGCATTCCGACACTGGCGCACAGATTGACCGCGTTCTGCCAAGTCGAGCCTTGCCTTGCCAGGAACTCCAGGCCCCTGATCCCTTTCACCGTCAACATATAATGAGTGTCACTGCCAGCAGTTCCCAGTGCAGTGATGGTGCTCTGACCGTTACGCAACACCGTCACCATGCCTTGTGCATCAACTCTCGCGACAGATTCATCGCTGCTGCTGTAGTTTGTTGCGCCCGGAGAGGGCCGCGAGAAACTCAAGAAACTCGGCAACTGCACAGGCAGCCTGATTTCACCATGAAGGTAAACCGCCATGAATCGGTGCGCCGTCAAATCGAGTTCATAGGCGGCACCATCAGTCACATCGCTCATCTGGGAAACTCCTGTGATAACTCACCCGACGCCATCATGACTCGGGGGCTTGGGTTGAACGGGAGAACAAAACTAGGTCCGCTACGACTATGACGCAAAGGCAAAGCCGCTGGGGCGCAGTGCGGTAATATCACGATGCCCAAATCTCCCCCTGCGACCATCTTCGCGGGCCCTGTGGTGTTTGCATAGGCGCCCCCGCGTGCGAAGTCTTGTCATTCTCAGTTACGCCCAATAAACGACAGCAATCGATACCGTGACGGGCGAAGAGTGAGCCGACTCCCTTTCGGCGAAAGGAAGCCGACACCGAGCGTAACTCAGACCGTACTGATGGTGTCTGCGTCCTGCTCGCGACGACGAAGGCGCCTCAAGCCCAGCGCGATAAGGGCTTCGTTTCTTACTGGCTGCTGAGCCCCTCAAAGCATCAAGGGCCAGCAAGGGGGGCGGCTACGCCGTGGTGTTCTCACCTAGAGAATGCTGTAGCTCCGTCCCAGCCATCCTTCTTCCAGCCTCATCCATGACGCTCATCAGTTCCGCGACCACATCTTCAGGGTTGAACGTCAACTCTCCGAGCCAGCGGCTCAAATCCGCCACCAGCGCCCCTGCCGTCTGGTAGCGCTCTCCGGGCATGGGATGAAGAAGCTTGCGGAGCGTGATGCGAAGGCCCTCATAGAGGTTTGCCGTCAACCGATCCACGTCCGCTTGCGTGTAGGTCGCCGCGCGCCAGATCGCATCCTCCAGCAGAGGGCTGCACCTCGAAAGCTGCGCCCGTTGGATGGCACGCATGACTCGGCGAAGCTGTGAGGGATTGAGGGACGCCTTCACCTCTTCGGTCACCTCATCCGGGGCATAGAGAAGATTATTGCCCGTGGACATTTCGAGCATGAGAACGCCCAGGGAGAAGAGATCCGAGCGTGCGTCAACGCGCTTGCCCAGAAGCATTTCCGGCGAGGAATAGAAGCCATCCCCTTGCAGGCGACGAGCAGTGGAAGGCACGCGCCCCGGCAAGGTGGAAAGTGCGAGGCCGAAATCAGAAACTCGAACGATTCCGTTCCAGTCCAGGAAGACGTGATCCGCATCGATGGCGCGGTGAACGATCTTCAAGGGGCGCTGCCATTGCTCGCCTTTTACACCGTGCGCGAACGCCAATACATCTGCGATCCGGGCACCGACAAACATCGTGAAATGAGGCGAATACCACCGTCGGCACTCCCCCACGAGCGTCAGCAGAGAACTCAAGCTATTACCGCTCGGATACTCGCTGATCACGTACCAAGTCCCCTCAACCTTTTTCAGCCCATGGACTTCAAGAATCCCCGGGTGGGCAAGAAACTTTGAGAGGCGCACCTGCTCTTCCAGCCTCACCCGAGCCCGCTTGATTCTCGATATCGGCGTGGTCGTAGCACTCGAAGGGCCAACCGCCTTGATCAGCACCTTATCTTGGGGCCGCCCTCCTTCACGTCGCCAAGCCAAAAGGAGGTGAACCCCCTGGTGAATCTCCCCCAAGTCTTCGCGGAACTCGTACTGAAAACCGTTCTCCTCGAAGAGAATCGCCCCTTTTGGAACTCCAAAACCGGTTGCTGACATGTTCGTCCCTCCGCTCGCGTGGCACCGAGCCGACGCGACGCAGGGGAATATTACCCGCAGGATTGGGAAAAAGGGAACTACCCCCCAGGTCATCCGATGTTGCTCGAGCGAGCGGGCGAAAATCTGAGCCTACCTGTCACGTCCCCCCGGCACATGTTCTCAGGGCCAGCGGTCCACAACGGTACCTTCGTTAAAGTTGCTAGCCTGCACGCGACCGTCCTTGAACCCATAGGAGCGGCTCTCCACCACGAAGCAAACAGGTCTCTCGTCCTGCCCAGGGAGCTTCACGCGGTCGTACCGCACCACAAGCGCAGGCCCGTCCGCGCGGCCCATCTTGTCCGAGAGGTAGTAAGCCTTCCCGTAGAAGCGGGTCCCAGGGGGGGCCACTTCGAGCTGCCTCCGATAATGCCCCTTCCCCTTCGGGACAACCCCCACCACTTCTGAGCCAGGGGTGAACCAGATCTGCTCATCTCTGCCGTGCCGGTCGTCGAGGACGAGCGAGAAGCGGTCGAAGTATCTCCAGTGAAGATCATTCACCATGGCACTCTCAGCGCCGTCCGGACAGGTGAAGGACTCGGGCCGGATCTGAGAACTGGGGCAGCCCGCTGCCAGTGCCGCAACAAGGGACAGCGCCGCGCATTCGGTAGCACTGACCTTGTTCCGAACGCGCGTGGGGCGCCCTTGGATCGAGACTTCGGGTGACGGCATCTTCACGGTTGAACCTTCCTTCTGGCCAGCGTCCGTCGCCGAGGGGAGGACCATCGGCGCGAGACTCGGGAGGGACATATCAAGGGGGGAGGTCATCGGCGGTGCGGAATGGTCCAGAATCGGGGAGGGAGCGTCTCCAGAGACGTGCCAGAAGGTCACAGCCGCAGTCAGGGCTATCACCAGTGCGGCGCCTGCGGCGAGCGCCCTTGAGGCCCTTCTGGGCGGCGTAAGGCCGTTGGAAGGCACCCCAGGAGGTCCCCCAACCCCGGAAGGCTCGGACGGCCACTGCTCGGAGGGGGCATGGGCGGGCACCATGTACTCGGCCCCCGAGCGCTCCAGGTGCTCTTCCAACTCGCGACGCAGGGCATCGGTGTCAACGGGGCGCTTGGAGGGATCCCGGGAAAGAATCCTCTCGACCAACTCGCTGAGCGCCAAGGGTATTCGGGGATTCACCCTCCGTACAGGAGGAGGTGGCATCAAGGGGTTGTTCGGGGCGATGCGCGGTCTGTTTTCCGCAGGTCGTGGGTCCGTCAGCAGTTCATAGAGCATGACTCCCAGCGCGAAGATCTCGTCGGCCACCTTGAAGGCATATCGTGCTCGGTGCTCGTTCTTGTGCTCGCGCAGGAACTTGAATTGCTCGGGTGCTCGGAAGCGCTCGGTCCCCGGTGGCAACCCTTCTTCCGTCAAGTCTTCGGCCAGTGTGTAGGTCGCGCAGCCGAAGTCGATGATGATGGGCTCCCCATCGCTCTTTCGGATCAGGACGTTGACCAGCTTCAAATCCCGATGAAGTACGCCTCGCTCATGCATGTACGACAGCGCGGACGCGAGCTTGACGAAGACTCGCAAAATCTCGTGGATCGTGGGGTGCTTGCGCTCCTTCCACTCCGCCAGCGTCCAGCCGTCCACATATTCCAACGCGACATACATATTGCCCGTTTCCGCGTATCCATGTCCTTGCGGTCGGATGATGTTGGGATGGTTTAGCATGAGGAGTGTTGTCGCCTCACGCACCATCCGTGCATGCGTCTGCTTGTCATCCCCGCTGGCTTCGCGGTGGCGCGCCATCTTGAGCGCATAAGGCTTGCCGTTCTTCTCCACCAAGTAGACGACGGCAAACCCACCGTTGCCGAGTTCCCTTGAAACATGCCAGCCGTCAACAAGGGCACCAGATGGCAGCCTCAGCAGATTCGATGTCATTTTTCTCCTCCCCTGACATACTTCGGGAAGCGCACGTCCGGAACCCGAAGACTGCGGCCATCGTTTCCACGCAGCTCAAGTGTGAAGTGCGTGTCAGTGTTCAGAATTGGTGCGTCCACTACGGCAATCACTTGCCCAAATTCTCCTGGATCGATCATGCCATCACCGTCCACCACCAGCCGCGCCCGCAGCACCAAGCCTAGCGTCCCCGTGAACGTTGCTTCTTGCGGTGCCCACTTGAGCTGTCTGGATTGATTTGTAATCTGCATCGACACCAGCGCCCAGCCCGTCCCGCGATAGAAGAGCCCTGAGTTTGCTTTAAGGCCCTGCGCTATATCTACAACCTCCTTGAGGGGTACGACTGACACGCCCGCTTTATCCACATAGCCGAGCAACACGAAATCCTCCGGTAGCGGCACGCGGGGCTGAGTTTCGTCTGGGCAGGGCGCGGTGGGCAGCTCGGGGCGCTGTACATCGATCCGGATGTCCACCTCGGCGGGGTCTGTCACCAGCACGAATGCCGCCCGCGACGGCGCCCGTCCATCGGCGAAGAAGACCCCGATCTCGTGGCGCTCGCCTTCCTGAAGGTCCGTCACGGCTTGAACGATCACCGAGAGTTCCCCTGCGTCCAGCACGCGGATCCGGGACTCCTCAAAGGTGAGGGTCTTCTTCTGGATCGGAGCTGGAAAGAAGAGCAGCGTCATCGTGCCTTGCGCCACGTGAACCTCGGGCAGTGGCTCAGCGGGGTTACCAGTGACGGTAACGGCTCGTGTGCGCTCTACGCGCCCCCCAGGCGTCGGCTCAGCTCGTGCCGCAGTCCCCCAGAGGAGCACGAGCGCCAGGGACAATCTAAGCGGTTGGAACAATGGTGGGTGACCTCCTGGATGGTCACGCTACCATCGTGAGCACTCACGCAGGGGGCCCAAATCCCACAGTCCGGGAGCTGCGGCGGCGTTCTGCCGGTACACCTTGCCGCCCCACAGGAAGGCGCCCCCGACAAGCGGCACGTTGTAAGCGGCGACCGGGCCGGTGGGCAGGAGGTACGCGACGAGCAGCTCGTTCTCCCAGCCACCCGGGCGGCCCTGCATCCAGTCCGGATCCAGTGTGCGCCCGTCTCCCACTGCAATGGCGCGGCAGTTCCCCTCACGTCCGGCCCTAACGTGAACGCCCGGACGGTGAGAGTGCCCAAAGGCGACTGTAAACCCCGGGCCTCCCCAGTCGTCAGCGACCTTCGCGGCGTGGTGCTTGGGGAACTGCTTCGCGACTTGGTGGCCGTGTAGAAGCCGCAGGTTCCCGTGCTTGAGCGGCTGTGACTTCTCGGGCACCCACTTGCTCCCCAGCGAGTCGCAGTCGAGGTCTTGGGCGAAGCGCTTCTAGAACCCGGAGACCAGAGACGGGGCGCTTCGGGAGAGCATCCGCAGAACGGCGCTGTCGTGGTTCCCTTCCAAGACGGTGAGCTTCGCGCGGGGGCAGGTCTTCCGCATGCTCTGTGCGAACTGCCCCCGTGTCAGCTTGGCGGGGGGTTAGTAGGTGATGCAGCTGAACGCCTTCGGCTGGCGCAGCTTGAAGTCGGCCTTCACGATCGCGCGGATGGTCGTCTCGTCGTACTCGGCGCGCGTGTCGTGCTCGGACAGGCTCAATTCCTCGTCGATCCCGTAGATGAATTGGCGCCAATCGGCACAGAACGTGATCCGCGTCACGGGGACCCGCGTCGTCATGACGAACGGGAAGCCGCGGATGGTTCCCTTGTCGAGCATTTCCTGACGGAAGATGAAGATGCCTGAATCCTTGAGCTGCATCAGCGCGGTCGCCCGGGTCGGGTGCAGAACCCAGCCGGCAGTGCCCATGCGAACGTGCGCCGTCATCGGCAGCTCGACCGCCTTGTCGATGTCGGCGAGGTAGGCCACAGCGGTCGTGCCTGTGTTCGCGAAGGTGTGCGCGCTGCCGAGCTGCACGAAGAGACCCTTCGGCGTGGCCCCCGTGCCATCACCGTTGAACCCGGCGTCGTCGAGCCCATCGGCCACGGTGGCGCGGAGGTCCTCCCCGACACCCGCGTCGCCGACCCCCGGCGTGCGCAGCAGGTCGTTACTGATATCGGTCAGCACCATCCCCTTGTGCGCCTTGAGTACAATCTTCCCGTACTTCGGCGCGCTTTTCGGAACAGTCTCCCCCTCGCCCACCCACTTGAAGACCGAAGTCCCCGTCTGCGTGCCCATGTGCAACTCGCCCTTGAACGCCTGTGTGCGCACGCCGAGCTTGAGCAGGGCGGCGTCGGGCCGCAGGAACTCGATCACCTCGCCGCTCTGCTGGATGGGTACGAGCACGCCTGCCGAGTCGAACTTGCTGAGCTGAACCGCCTTTTGCACGTCGGCGTTGCCGAAGCGCTTCGCGGCGTCGAGCAGATCGGCCGCGCCCGTGCGGCGCCCCAAGGCGACGACGCTCTTCGTGAACGCGCCGAAGTTCGCGACGCTCGCGTACACGCAGCCCTCGCGCGTCGCCCTATCTGTACCCACGCGGCCTGGCGCGCTGCGCACTGCGGAATCGACCAGCTCCCGCGCAACTTCCGGGCCCAGCGCTTTCACCATCTCCGCCATCTGATTGCGAGTCATTGCCTTGACACTCCTTGGATGTAAACCTTGAACGCCTCGACGAAGCCCTTCGCGGTTTCGGCGGCGTCGAGCCCCTTCGCCTTTTCGTCTTCCTCGTCATCCGCCTTCGGCGCATCAGCGGATGTCGGCTCGCCCGTACTGGGCTTGCTCTCGTCTGCGGGCGCATCACCGTTGCCGGTGGTCTGCTCTTCGCCCGCGTTAGGTTTGTCATCGTCCTTGTCGGACGCCTTCTGTTCGGCGTGGTTGCCGAGCAGCTCAGCGACCCACGTTGCGATGCGCTCGACAAGCTCGTCGTCTTCGAGTGCCTTCGAGCGCACGGCTCGCGCGTTGCCCGGAATCGTCACGATCGAGACCTCCAGCAATTCCTGAGCGTCACAGTCGAAGCCGCCCCGCTCGTTCTGCCGGTACTGCCCGGGGAGCATGAGGTAGCGGACGGAGACGGCGTTCAGGATGCCCTTCGCGACCTTGCGCTCGATCCGCTTGGCGAAGTCGTCGTCATCGTCGAACTCAACGTCGATCATCAACGCGTTGTTCTCGATGTAGACGCGCCCCTTGCCGATAGGCAGCGCGGGCGCCGCTCCTGTCCACGCGGCGTGCGCACCGTCGTCATGGTTGAAGAGAACGACACCGTTCGCGTTGTAAGCGTCGGTGCGCCATCCCTTGACGCTCAGCCGGTCGGAGTAGCGGTCAAAGTCACCGTCGCTTGCCTTGAACGTGTAGACACGGCTGGTGCTGTCAGCTTCGACGGGGGTCAGTGCTGCCGCATCCTTCCTCACGGCGGCGAGTTGCAAAGAGCGTGTGAGCGGCTTTTTCATTCCTACCGAGTAAATGAGTGCGGAATTTGCCCGTGGCTCAGTCATTTTTCGCGGCCTCGGTGTTCGCTTCCGCCGAGCTGCCCGCGGCTGGCGTGGGCGTCTCTTGGGGCTTGCTTGGCTTCTGTCCAGGCAGCAGCTCGGCAAAGCCCTGGCGCTCGGGGTGAGGCTTGAATCCGGCTTCGGTGCGCCATTCGTCGAAGGTGAACGCACTCGGCAGCGTTCCCATCACGCGCAGGCGGTGCTCGCGGTCTGCGGGAACGGGCGAGTCGTAGGAAAGGATCACGTCGTCTTGAAAGCGCGGTGCCAAGTGCTTCTGCATGGCTGCCAGGAACACTTCGGCGCGCGGCTTGGTGGCCTGCTCGGCAAGGTGTTCCCGTGCGGCGTAGCTCGTCGCTTTATTGCTATTCGTCACGTCGCCGACGATCTCGGGCGGCACGCGATAGACCATCCGCACGAAGTCCATGAGGAAGCGGCGCAGGTCGATGAGCTGCATATCCTTGAAGGGCGTATCCAGGCGCGCGAACGTGGTCCGGCCACTGGTGATCATGACGCGCCCTGCGTTGGCGGGCCCCCCATACTCGCGGGCCAACGACTCCTTGAACGCCTTCGCTGGCCCCGCTTGGCTCTCGCTGAACCCCTCGATCGAGATGACGGCGCCAGGCAGCATGTTGTTGTAAAAGGCATTCTTCGTGTAGCGCGCCGCGTGCTCGTCCGTGTCGACCTCATCACCCAGCGCGTAGGCGATGCCGATCCCGCGGCCGAGCGGGTCCGCCGGGTTCAGGCGCTTCACGTAGAGCACGCTCGGTGCTGGAAGCGTGAACAGGCGCCCGCCCGCCGTGATCGTGAAAGTGCGCTCGGGCTTCGGCTTGCTCAGGTCGGGAAGTGCGAGCACACAGTCGGGCGGAACCGGCCACAGGCCCACCGGCACCCCAGCGACTTCCTCGACGACCGCGAAGAACTCGCCCGTCAGGTCGTAGTGCGTGCAGAAGAGTTTCGCGAAGTCGCGGCCCGTCATGTAGTCGTTCGGATCCGCCAGTAGCCGCAGAAGGGGATGGTCGATCAGCTCGACTGCACCCGCCACGTTGACGAGCGCCTTCAAGCGCTCGCGGCGCACGTCCCCACCGGCCCGGCGAAGGGAGATGTCGACGAGCGACTTCTGCGTCACGGGGTCGCGTCGCTGAAAGGCGCGCCACGTCACATCCGCAAAGGCATCCCCTACGGTGTCCACGATCGCCCCAAGCCAGGGCATCTCAGCGTAGGAGGCCAGCAGCGCGGGCACCTCCCGCCGTGGTGGGGCCGACGTCCAACGGCTGAGTTCCAAGCCGGTCCCCTTGCGCTTGCCGCCTCTCAGCACGGCGCGCACCTTGTCGAGCATTCCCATTGCGTAGCCTCACCCTGCGAAGAACTGTTCAGCGAAAACCAAGTCGTGGATACCCCAGCAGAAGGCATCGATGCGGTCGTCACGGCGACGCCGTTCGGCCACGTCACGCGACGCTTGAAGGGCTCATAGCGCAGCGTGAAGCCGAGAGGAGACAGGGCCAAGAGCCCGGAGGGTCCCCGGATCATCGTGTCACGCACGTCTGCTGCGGTCGGGCCGATGAGCGCTCCGGCGCTCTTCGCCTGCCACACCTTTTTGATGACCCACCGGGCACCGCGCCACGTCTTCCCGAAGCTGCGGCCAGCCATCACGAAGCACGTCGAGAACTTGTCGGGCGGCACCTGTTCGCGGCGGGCCCAGAAGTCCAGGTCGAAGACGAACAGCTCGACCTCTTTGTCTTCGAGCCCGCCGAAGAGCTTCGCGAGCTGAGCGCGGGAACCAACCGCGTTGACCATTCGCGACGCAGGTAACTCGTGGGGCGCGAGCCCTTCGGCGAACTGTACCCACCAGGACCCGCGTGTCAGGACCCTACGCATGGGAGGCACCCTTGTCGTCGGCCTGCTCGGACGTGGCGCAATACTCTGCGGCGGGCACGGGCACGGGCACGGGAGGCTCGTCTGGCAGGAACTTGCTCAGGCGGTCGAGCAGCAGTTCACGTAGCGCAGCTGTATCGGCGGCTTGGTCCTCGGGATTCTTCGCCTCGACGTTGTCGCGTCGGCCGTACAGCTCCGGGAAGCGTCGGCTCAGAAGCCACTGGACGTGTTTCGGGTTCGAGGTGGAGGCGGCCTGTAGGGTTTCGGTCGCTTCCTGCATGAACTCCGCTTCGGCGCGGTTCACGGCAACGTGGAACTCACGATAGAGCCCACGGGCTTCACTGGCCCCCCGGTGATACCAACGGGAAAGGGTCTGCTCGTCGACGCCAACAAGACCGGCCGCAGCACGGCGGAAAAGACCCGAACTCAGATGCTCGCAAATAACCTTTTGGACGTCGGGGGTAAGTTTGGTTGGGCGGGCCACATACCCTAAATGAGTGCGGATTTTACGAGTGGCCCACCGATCGGTTCAGATTTTAGGCCCCGCCCCCAACGAAACTCCGCAGCGCGTTTTTTCTCAAAATTTTCTGAGCGTGTGCGCACTCCGGGCAAGGTTTGATTTCACCTTTGACAGAAAAGCCGAGCCGGGGGCGCCTATCTCTTCTGTCGCACCTGACCACTTTGGCCCACTTTCATCCACATGCTACCCGAAAACCTCACCCTGCCCAGTCAAGGAAAGTAGAGTCGACTACCCAGCTCAAATATTGACCATCCCGTCAACGAAGCTGAAAACCTCTGTTTAGGACGGCCAGCGACAGGCAGGAACAGGACGGTTATTGCGGCCACTTTCTCACCATTGCCTACAGGGACACACAATCTTGCGAGGACTCATAATGACCAGCAACGATGAGGCTCCCGAAGAGTACGTGGAACACTTCAAGCGGCACAATCTGTCGATCGGTAGACGAATTGGCAGCGGAGCATCTGGAAGCGTTTATCGCGCAAATCAACCAAAACTGGGGCGTGATCTTGCAATCAAGTTATTCGATCACACTAGCGGTAAATCTGACACCCTTAGCCGAAAACGCTTTGAGCGCGAGGCCAGACTTCTCGCCAAAGCGCAGCACCCATCCATTCCCTTCGTGCTCTCGTGCGGCGACGTGCCCTGCAGTTCAGGGAATTCGACGCCGTATATTATTATGCAACTCATTGAGGGCAATCGCCTCGACGCAATCATTGCAAAAGAAAGATCAACGCCCAAAACCGCCATATTCTACATGAAACAAATCTTGGCCGCACTGGCTTGCGCGCATCAGCACAACATCATCCATCGAGATGTCAAACCCGAAAACATACTCGTATCAAACGCAGGGTCGGGACACTGCTATCTTATAGATTTCTCGGTAGGCGTTAGCTTGGTTTCCACTCCTGGATTGACACGTGTAACGGGAGACAAGCGCCCTCCTGGTACATGGCTTTATGCTGCGCCGGAGCAACTTGAAGGGAAAGAAGTCGATCAACGAGCCGATCTTTTCTCAGCGGGCCTTGTTCTTTTTGAGTTGTTGACGGGTCGAAGAATCACCAAGCCCGAACTTTCAGAAGTCGAACTATCC encodes the following:
- a CDS encoding polysaccharide deacetylase family protein; translated protein: MTSTPGAPSSLALFLLAPALLLACGSGSQGGTPCGNTLAPPTTAYAFTDNVAPSAHPPRGLQPSQVPQFVSISWDDNSREDGMAWALELAAARKNPDGTPVNMTFFMTTKFIARDAITDPKALKKIWREALAAGHEVALHSVTHETSKSADANRWTEELTGTLDALTKDYDANEEPWDTSLKSGPGLPREPLVG
- a CDS encoding Ig-like domain-containing protein, with translation MSDVTDGAAYELDLTAHRFMAVYLHGEIRLPVQLPSFLSFSRPSPGATNYSSSDESVARVDAQGMVTVLRNGQSTITALGTAGSDTHYMLTVKGIRGLEFLARQGSTWQNAVNLCASVGMQLPSQADFALLSSLYGAEFSGLGLPNYPIWGALIGADTAWSYHPHTRQLTAESTDSNTLRQVAGIG
- a CDS encoding serine/threonine protein kinase — encoded protein: MSATGFGVPKGAILFEENGFQYEFREDLGEIHQGVHLLLAWRREGGRPQDKVLIKAVGPSSATTTPISRIKRARVRLEEQVRLSKFLAHPGILEVHGLKKVEGTWYVISEYPSGNSLSSLLTLVGECRRWYSPHFTMFVGARIADVLAFAHGVKGEQWQRPLKIVHRAIDADHVFLDWNGIVRVSDFGLALSTLPGRVPSTARRLQGDGFYSSPEMLLGKRVDARSDLFSLGVLMLEMSTGNNLLYAPDEVTEEVKASLNPSQLRRVMRAIQRAQLSRCSPLLEDAIWRAATYTQADVDRLTANLYEGLRITLRKLLHPMPGERYQTAGALVADLSRWLGELTFNPEDVVAELMSVMDEAGRRMAGTELQHSLGENTTA
- a CDS encoding serine/threonine protein kinase; translated protein: MTSNLLRLPSGALVDGWHVSRELGNGGFAVVYLVEKNGKPYALKMARHREASGDDKQTHARMVREATTLLMLNHPNIIRPQGHGYAETGNMYVALEYVDGWTLAEWKERKHPTIHEILRVFVKLASALSYMHERGVLHRDLKLVNVLIRKSDGEPIIIDFGCATYTLAEDLTEEGLPPGTERFRAPEQFKFLREHKNEHRARYAFKVADEIFALGVMLYELLTDPRPAENRPRIAPNNPLMPPPPVRRVNPRIPLALSELVERILSRDPSKRPVDTDALRRELEEHLERSGAEYMVPAHAPSEQWPSEPSGVGGPPGVPSNGLTPPRRASRALAAGAALVIALTAAVTFWHVSGDAPSPILDHSAPPMTSPLDMSLPSLAPMVLPSATDAGQKEGSTVKMPSPEVSIQGRPTRVRNKVSATECAALSLVAALAAGCPSSQIRPESFTCPDGAESAMVNDLHWRYFDRFSLVLDDRHGRDEQIWFTPGSEVVGVVPKGKGHYRRQLEVAPPGTRFYGKAYYLSDKMGRADGPALVVRYDRVKLPGQDERPVCFVVESRSYGFKDGRVQASNFNEGTVVDRWP
- a CDS encoding DUF2381 family protein, with the protein product MFQPLRLSLALVLLWGTAARAEPTPGGRVERTRAVTVTGNPAEPLPEVHVAQGTMTLLFFPAPIQKKTLTFEESRIRVLDAGELSVIVQAVTDLQEGERHEIGVFFADGRAPSRAAFVLVTDPAEVDIRIDVQRPELPTAPCPDETQPRVPLPEDFVLLGYVDKAGVSVVPLKEVVDIAQGLKANSGLFYRGTGWALVSMQITNQSRQLKWAPQEATFTGTLGLVLRARLVVDGDGMIDPGEFGQVIAVVDAPILNTDTHFTLELRGNDGRSLRVPDVRFPKYVRGGEK
- a CDS encoding phage major capsid protein, which translates into the protein MTRNQMAEMVKALGPEVARELVDSAVRSAPGRVGTDRATREGCVYASVANFGAFTKSVVALGRRTGAADLLDAAKRFGNADVQKAVQLSKFDSAGVLVPIQQSGEVIEFLRPDAALLKLGVRTQAFKGELHMGTQTGTSVFKWVGEGETVPKSAPKYGKIVLKAHKGMVLTDISNDLLRTPGVGDAGVGEDLRATVADGLDDAGFNGDGTGATPKGLFVQLGSAHTFANTGTTAVAYLADIDKAVELPMTAHVRMGTAGWVLHPTRATALMQLKDSGIFIFRQEMLDKGTIRGFPFVMTTRVPVTRITFCADWRQFIYGIDEELSLSEHDTRAEYDETTIRAIVKADFKLRQPKAFSCITY
- a CDS encoding HK97 family phage prohead protease translates to MKKPLTRSLQLAAVRKDAAALTPVEADSTSRVYTFKASDGDFDRYSDRLSVKGWRTDAYNANGVVLFNHDDGAHAAWTGAAPALPIGKGRVYIENNALMIDVEFDDDDDFAKRIERKVAKGILNAVSVRYLMLPGQYRQNERGGFDCDAQELLEVSIVTIPGNARAVRSKALEDDELVERIATWVAELLGNHAEQKASDKDDDKPNAGEEQTTGNGDAPADESKPSTGEPTSADAPKADDEEDEKAKGLDAAETAKGFVEAFKVYIQGVSRQ